From the genome of Streptomyces sp. NBC_01317, one region includes:
- the murJ gene encoding murein biosynthesis integral membrane protein MurJ yields MNAPYDGDRGQGAAGDPAGQVPPSGRPAQDPYAQDPYAQSPPVPDPYVQDAYQQDPYWTHDVTARDPVGEALYDRASHPPPPPGSYQDTTQLYQPPAQQYPPDPRVWAQTPPPEPAGVSRHLPYGDDPRTTQFTGVDELVSQAGAEAPPPDAFAHLYRDQQGLARTPVATEPEPVPVPPPPAKAGGRASGLLKSSALMAAGTLVSRLTGFVRSLVITAALGAALLGDSYTVAATLPTMIYILTVGGGLNSVFVPQLVRSMKNDDDGGVAYANRLLTLVVVALGVIVAVAVFAAPLLIQLMSDTIAGNPAANNVAVTFARYCLPTIFFMGVHVVMGQILNARGKFGAMMWTPVLNNIVVITTFGLFIWVYGTADTSDMTVRTIPPDGVRLLGIGTLLGLTVQALAMVPYLREAGFRFRPRFDWKGHGLGKTVKLAKWTVLFVLANQAGVLVVTQLATAAGHASGRDGTGILAYSNAQLIWGMPQAIITVSVMAALLPRISRAAQDDDPGAVRDDISQGLRNSAVAIVPIAFAFLALGVPMSTLLFSSSGLESARSMGFILMAFGLGLIPYSVQYVVLRGFYAYEDTRTPFYNTVIVAAVNAGASALCYVVLPARWAVVGMAASYGLAYAVGVGIAWRRLKKRLGGDLDGGRVMRTYARLCLASVPAALVAGAAAYFLLQSLGSSAGASLVALVGGGVVLLAVFFVAAKKMRIEELNSMVGMVRGRLGR; encoded by the coding sequence ATGAACGCGCCGTACGACGGTGACCGCGGGCAGGGCGCGGCCGGCGATCCGGCAGGCCAGGTTCCGCCCTCTGGCAGGCCCGCCCAGGACCCGTACGCCCAGGACCCCTATGCGCAGAGTCCCCCTGTCCCGGACCCCTATGTGCAGGACGCGTACCAGCAGGATCCGTACTGGACGCACGACGTGACCGCGCGGGATCCGGTGGGCGAGGCGTTGTACGACCGCGCGTCGCACCCGCCGCCGCCTCCCGGCTCGTACCAGGACACGACGCAGCTGTACCAGCCGCCGGCGCAGCAGTACCCGCCGGATCCCCGGGTCTGGGCGCAGACCCCGCCGCCGGAGCCGGCCGGGGTGTCGCGTCATCTGCCGTACGGGGACGACCCGCGGACCACCCAGTTCACGGGGGTCGACGAGCTGGTCTCGCAGGCCGGTGCGGAGGCGCCGCCGCCGGACGCGTTCGCGCACCTGTACCGGGACCAGCAGGGCCTGGCCAGGACTCCGGTCGCGACGGAGCCCGAGCCGGTTCCGGTGCCGCCGCCGCCCGCGAAGGCGGGCGGGCGGGCCTCGGGTCTGCTGAAGTCGAGTGCGCTGATGGCGGCGGGCACGCTGGTGTCACGGCTCACCGGTTTTGTACGGAGCCTGGTGATCACCGCCGCGCTCGGCGCCGCGCTGCTCGGTGACTCGTACACGGTGGCGGCGACCCTGCCGACGATGATCTACATCCTGACCGTCGGCGGCGGTCTGAACTCCGTGTTCGTCCCGCAGCTCGTGCGGTCGATGAAGAACGACGACGACGGCGGGGTGGCCTACGCCAACCGCCTGCTGACGCTGGTCGTGGTGGCGCTGGGTGTCATCGTGGCCGTGGCGGTCTTCGCGGCGCCGCTGCTGATCCAGCTGATGTCGGACACGATCGCGGGCAACCCGGCCGCGAACAACGTGGCCGTCACCTTCGCCCGCTACTGCCTGCCCACGATCTTCTTCATGGGTGTGCACGTGGTCATGGGCCAGATCCTCAACGCGCGCGGGAAGTTCGGCGCGATGATGTGGACTCCCGTCCTCAACAACATCGTCGTGATCACCACGTTCGGCCTGTTCATCTGGGTGTACGGCACCGCCGACACGTCGGACATGACGGTGCGGACCATCCCGCCCGACGGGGTGCGGCTGCTGGGCATCGGCACCCTCCTCGGTCTCACCGTGCAGGCCCTGGCGATGGTTCCGTACCTGCGCGAGGCGGGGTTCCGTTTCCGTCCCCGGTTCGACTGGAAGGGCCATGGTCTCGGCAAGACCGTCAAGCTGGCCAAGTGGACAGTCCTGTTCGTCCTCGCCAACCAGGCGGGCGTCCTGGTCGTCACCCAGCTGGCGACCGCGGCGGGTCACGCCTCCGGCAGGGACGGCACGGGCATCCTGGCCTACAGCAACGCCCAGTTGATCTGGGGCATGCCGCAGGCCATCATCACCGTCTCCGTCATGGCCGCCCTGCTGCCGCGGATCTCCCGCGCCGCGCAGGACGACGACCCGGGCGCGGTGCGCGACGACATCTCCCAGGGGCTGCGCAACTCGGCGGTCGCGATCGTGCCGATCGCCTTCGCGTTCCTGGCGCTGGGTGTCCCGATGTCCACGCTGCTGTTCTCGTCGAGCGGCCTGGAGTCGGCGCGGTCCATGGGCTTCATCCTCATGGCGTTCGGCCTCGGGCTGATCCCGTACTCGGTGCAGTACGTCGTACTGCGCGGCTTCTACGCGTACGAGGACACCCGCACCCCCTTCTACAACACAGTGATCGTCGCGGCCGTCAACGCCGGCGCCTCCGCCCTCTGCTACGTGGTGCTGCCCGCCCGCTGGGCCGTCGTCGGCATGGCCGCCTCGTACGGGCTGGCCTACGCGGTCGGTGTCGGTATCGCCTGGCGCAGGCTCAAGAAGCGCCTCGGCGGGGATCTCGACGGCGGCCGGGTCATGCGGACGTACGCCCGGCTGTGCCTGGCCTCCGTGCCGGCGGCCCTGGTCGCGGGCGCGGCGGCCTACTTCCTCCTCCAGTCGCTCGGCAGCAGCGCCGGGGCGTCGCTGGTGGCGCTCGTGGGCGGTGGGGTCGTCCTGTTGGCGGTCTTCTTCGTCGCGGCGAAGAAGATGCGGATCGAAGAACTCAACTCCATGGTGGGCATGGTGCGCGGACGCCTGGGACGCTAG
- a CDS encoding MFS transporter, producing MSVVGDLRVLLRLGDFRRLLTVRLLSQAADGVFQVALATYVVFSPEKQTSPAAIASTMAVLLLPYSLIGPFAGVLLDRWLRRQVFLYGNLLRALLAGCTALLILAQVPDWLFYVSALSVTAVNRFVLAGLSAALPRVVDAERLVIANSLSPTAGTLAATAGGGLAFLVRLTVLDSATAVVLLGAVLYLCAALASLLMARELLGPERAPDRPRFGAAVASTVRGLGDGLRHLARRPAAARALAAMGVMRFCYGALTVMLLMLCRYAWTDRESDGLALLGLALGVSGAGFFAAAVFTPWAAGRLGTAAWTVWCAGSAAVLLPLLGLPFAPAPLLVAAFVLGLVTQGAKIATDTVVQTAVDDTFRGRVFSLYDVLFNVAFVGAAGVAALVLPQDGRSAPLVVGVALLYAAVAVAMTRKGDVSRETSPGERLDGGHVSRET from the coding sequence ATGTCCGTCGTGGGTGATCTGCGCGTACTCCTGCGCCTCGGTGATTTCCGCCGCCTGCTGACCGTCCGTCTGCTCTCGCAGGCCGCCGACGGTGTCTTCCAGGTCGCGCTCGCCACCTATGTGGTCTTCTCCCCCGAGAAGCAGACCTCGCCGGCCGCGATCGCCTCCACCATGGCGGTGTTGCTGCTGCCGTACTCCCTGATCGGCCCGTTCGCGGGCGTGCTGCTGGACCGCTGGTTGCGCCGGCAGGTGTTCCTGTACGGGAACCTGCTGCGGGCCCTGCTCGCCGGCTGTACGGCTCTGCTGATCCTGGCGCAGGTGCCCGACTGGCTGTTCTACGTCTCCGCGCTGTCGGTGACGGCGGTCAACCGGTTCGTTCTCGCGGGGCTCTCGGCCGCCCTGCCCCGGGTGGTGGACGCGGAGCGCCTGGTGATCGCCAACTCCCTTTCCCCGACGGCCGGGACGCTGGCGGCGACCGCCGGGGGCGGTCTGGCCTTCCTCGTACGGCTGACGGTCCTGGACTCCGCCACCGCCGTGGTGCTGCTGGGCGCTGTCCTCTATCTCTGTGCGGCACTGGCCTCGCTCCTGATGGCGCGTGAACTGCTGGGCCCCGAACGGGCGCCGGACCGGCCGCGGTTCGGTGCGGCGGTGGCGTCCACCGTGCGGGGGCTCGGGGACGGGCTGCGGCATCTCGCGCGGCGGCCGGCGGCGGCGCGGGCGCTGGCGGCGATGGGGGTGATGCGCTTCTGCTACGGGGCGCTGACGGTGATGCTGCTGATGCTCTGCCGGTACGCGTGGACGGACCGGGAGTCGGACGGGCTGGCGCTGCTCGGCCTGGCCCTCGGTGTGTCCGGAGCCGGGTTCTTCGCCGCCGCGGTGTTCACTCCGTGGGCGGCGGGGCGGCTCGGTACCGCCGCCTGGACGGTGTGGTGCGCGGGTTCCGCGGCGGTGCTGCTGCCTCTTCTGGGGCTGCCCTTCGCGCCCGCGCCGCTGCTCGTGGCCGCGTTCGTCCTCGGTCTGGTGACGCAGGGGGCGAAGATCGCGACGGACACGGTGGTGCAGACGGCGGTGGACGACACGTTCCGGGGCCGGGTCTTCTCGCTGTACGACGTGCTGTTCAACGTCGCCTTCGTGGGGGCGGCGGGGGTGGCCGCACTGGTGCTGCCGCAGGACGGCCGGTCGGCGCCGCTGGTGGTGGGGGTGGCGCTTCTCTACGCGGCTGTCGCCGTGGCGATGACACGCAAGGGCGATGTTTCACGTGAAACATCGCCCGGGGAACGCCTCGACGGGGGTCATGTTTCACGTGAAACATGA
- a CDS encoding inositol-3-phosphate synthase, which yields MGSVRVAIVGVGNCAASLVQGVEFYKDADPAGKVPGLMHVQFGEYHVRDVEFVAAFDVDAKKVGLDLADAIGASENNTIKICDVPSSGVTVQRGHTLDGLGKYYRETIEESGDEPADIVQTLRDRQVDVLVCYLPVGSEAAAKYYAQCAIDAKVAFVNALPVFIAGTKEWADKFTEAGVPIVGDDIKSQVGATITHRVMAKLFEDRGVVLDRTMQLNVGGNMDFKNMLERERLESKKISKTQAVTSQIRDRDLGADNVHIGPSDYVAWLDDRKWAYVRLEGRAFGDVPLNLEYKLEVWDSPNSAGVIIDAVRAAKIAKDRGIGGPILSASSYFMKSPPVQYFDDEARENVEKFIRGEVDN from the coding sequence ATGGGTTCGGTTCGCGTAGCCATCGTCGGCGTGGGCAACTGCGCCGCCTCGCTGGTGCAGGGCGTCGAGTTCTACAAGGACGCCGACCCGGCGGGCAAGGTCCCGGGTCTGATGCACGTCCAGTTCGGCGAGTACCACGTGCGGGACGTCGAGTTCGTCGCCGCCTTCGATGTCGACGCGAAGAAGGTCGGCCTCGACCTCGCGGACGCCATCGGCGCCAGCGAGAACAACACCATCAAGATCTGTGACGTGCCCTCCAGCGGCGTCACCGTGCAGCGTGGCCACACGCTGGACGGCCTGGGCAAGTACTACCGCGAGACGATCGAGGAGTCCGGCGACGAGCCGGCCGACATCGTCCAGACCCTCAGGGACCGGCAGGTGGACGTTCTCGTCTGCTACCTGCCCGTCGGTTCCGAGGCCGCCGCGAAGTACTACGCGCAGTGCGCCATCGACGCCAAGGTCGCCTTCGTCAACGCCCTCCCGGTCTTCATCGCCGGTACGAAGGAGTGGGCGGACAAGTTCACCGAGGCCGGTGTCCCGATCGTCGGCGACGACATCAAGTCCCAGGTCGGCGCGACCATCACGCACCGCGTGATGGCGAAGCTCTTCGAGGACCGGGGTGTGGTCCTGGACCGCACGATGCAGCTGAACGTCGGCGGCAACATGGACTTCAAGAACATGCTGGAGCGTGAGCGCCTGGAGTCGAAGAAGATCTCCAAGACGCAGGCGGTCACCTCCCAGATCCGCGACCGCGACCTGGGCGCCGACAACGTCCACATCGGCCCGTCGGACTACGTGGCGTGGCTCGACGACCGCAAGTGGGCGTACGTCCGCCTCGAAGGCCGTGCCTTCGGCGACGTTCCGCTGAACCTGGAGTACAAGCTGGAGGTCTGGGACTCCCCGAACTCCGCGGGTGTCATCATCGACGCCGTGCGCGCCGCGAAGATCGCCAAGGACCGCGGGATCGGCGGCCCGATCCTCTCGGCGTCGTCGTACTTCATGAAGTCCCCGCCGGTGCAGTACTTCGACGACGAGGCCCGTGAGAACGTCGAGAAGTTCATCCGCGGCGAGGTCGACAACTAG
- a CDS encoding DUF6049 family protein — MAEAADFQGRAHSPARRWLWRAASLMAGAPLLGALVAGAGAPAAQAAVEATGTRTVAVALDTLTPSAPVKGDTLVISGTVTNKSKSAVTEARVDLRVGPPLSGRTAIDDAAERSPDTAAEVPPLGGAYKVDLAKLAPGVPYTFSLSVPVGKLGLGEDGVYQLGVSVSGDTVDAPYEHVVGIQRTFLPWQPEATGKRTQITYLWPLISTTRLSAQTGSDDQQTPVFENDDLAEELAPGGRLDQLVSLGNQLPVTWVIDPDLLASADAMAGNYRVRSGKSTVPGKSQTVARQWLNSLEKAVRDRKVVALPFADPDLASLAHRGKNVSGSLSQLQHATDAAVGTVDTVLHVKPSVDFAWPVNGAIDPSIVDVATSAGAHKVITRSDSLQDNLSYTPTAARPIGGGTTAVVADTRLSTAFQGDMTSADDSILAVQKFLAQSLAVTLQQPGNQRSIVVAPQRMPTVAQAQSMARALHGLDPERWTQTSDLLAAAAAKPDADANTKVPGASRYPKKLRNQELSTQAFQEIRTTQDALDKFKAVLSLPDRVDAPFSNAINRALSASWRGDRTDAEQYRRSVDTYLKTLTDEVQLVPKSDLTLSGRSATIPVTVQNNLLQGVDHLMLRLESGQPTRLKIDGSRDVAEQPIKIDGGHSQSVKFSAAGNANGRVEVTAQLYTEDGKPYGKSMTFKVKVSEVTPTVLLVMAAGVLLLALAGVKMYSQRKRAAARKAAAVTGDGESVPGDDGDAEPGQRSDPTPDTGPESASPSDTGEKVDR, encoded by the coding sequence GTGGCCGAGGCGGCAGACTTCCAGGGGAGGGCTCACTCTCCTGCCCGCCGGTGGCTGTGGCGCGCAGCCTCCCTGATGGCGGGTGCGCCGCTCCTGGGCGCGCTGGTGGCCGGTGCGGGGGCTCCCGCGGCTCAGGCCGCGGTGGAGGCCACCGGGACGCGTACGGTCGCCGTGGCGCTCGACACGCTGACGCCGAGTGCTCCGGTGAAGGGCGACACGCTGGTCATCTCGGGCACGGTGACCAACAAGAGCAAGAGCGCGGTCACCGAGGCGCGGGTGGATCTGCGGGTGGGACCGCCGCTGTCCGGGCGGACCGCCATCGACGACGCGGCTGAGCGCTCCCCCGACACGGCGGCCGAGGTGCCGCCGCTCGGCGGGGCGTACAAGGTCGATCTGGCGAAGCTCGCCCCGGGCGTGCCGTACACCTTCTCCCTGTCCGTTCCGGTCGGCAAGCTCGGCCTGGGCGAGGACGGGGTCTACCAGCTCGGTGTCTCGGTGAGCGGGGACACGGTGGACGCCCCGTACGAGCACGTGGTGGGCATCCAGCGGACGTTCCTTCCCTGGCAGCCGGAGGCGACGGGCAAGAGGACCCAGATCACCTACCTCTGGCCGCTGATCTCGACCACGCGCCTGTCGGCGCAGACCGGTTCCGACGACCAGCAGACGCCGGTCTTCGAGAACGACGACCTGGCCGAGGAGCTGGCGCCGGGTGGCCGGCTGGATCAGCTGGTGTCGCTCGGCAATCAGCTTCCTGTCACCTGGGTCATCGATCCCGACCTGCTGGCCAGTGCCGACGCGATGGCCGGAAACTACCGGGTCAGGAGCGGGAAGAGCACGGTCCCCGGGAAGAGCCAGACCGTGGCCAGGCAGTGGCTGAACTCCCTGGAGAAGGCCGTGCGGGACCGCAAGGTCGTGGCGCTGCCGTTCGCCGATCCCGATCTGGCGTCGCTGGCCCACCGCGGCAAGAACGTCTCCGGGTCGCTCAGCCAGCTCCAGCACGCCACGGACGCCGCGGTCGGCACCGTGGACACCGTCCTGCACGTGAAGCCGTCGGTCGATTTCGCCTGGCCGGTGAACGGGGCGATCGATCCTTCGATCGTCGACGTGGCGACCTCGGCGGGCGCGCACAAGGTGATCACCCGCAGCGACAGCCTCCAGGACAACCTGTCCTACACGCCCACCGCGGCCCGGCCCATCGGCGGCGGCACCACGGCGGTCGTGGCCGACACCCGGCTCTCCACCGCCTTCCAGGGAGATATGACGTCGGCGGACGACTCGATCCTCGCGGTGCAGAAGTTCCTCGCCCAGTCCCTCGCCGTGACCTTGCAGCAGCCCGGGAACCAGCGCAGCATCGTGGTCGCCCCCCAGCGGATGCCCACGGTGGCCCAGGCGCAGTCGATGGCGCGGGCGCTGCACGGTCTGGACCCCGAGCGGTGGACGCAGACCTCGGACCTGCTGGCGGCGGCCGCGGCCAAGCCGGACGCCGACGCCAATACGAAGGTGCCGGGCGCCTCCCGCTACCCGAAGAAGCTCCGGAACCAGGAACTGTCGACCCAGGCGTTCCAGGAGATCAGGACCACCCAGGACGCGCTCGACAAGTTCAAGGCCGTCCTGAGCCTGCCCGACCGGGTCGACGCGCCCTTCAGCAACGCGATCAACCGCGCGCTGTCGGCGTCGTGGCGCGGGGACCGTACCGACGCCGAGCAGTACCGGCGGAGCGTGGACACGTACCTGAAGACTTTGACGGACGAGGTGCAGCTGGTCCCGAAGTCCGACCTCACCCTGTCGGGGCGCAGCGCGACCATCCCGGTGACCGTGCAGAACAACCTGCTCCAGGGGGTGGATCATCTGATGCTGCGCCTGGAGTCCGGTCAGCCGACGCGTCTGAAGATCGACGGGAGCCGGGATGTCGCGGAGCAGCCCATCAAGATCGACGGCGGGCACAGCCAGTCGGTGAAGTTCTCCGCCGCGGGCAATGCCAACGGCCGGGTCGAGGTGACCGCCCAGCTGTACACGGAGGACGGCAAGCCGTACGGCAAGAGCATGACGTTCAAGGTGAAGGTTTCCGAGGTCACCCCGACGGTCCTGCTCGTGATGGCCGCCGGTGTGCTGCTGCTGGCGCTCGCCGGGGTCAAGATGTACAGCCAGCGCAAGCGGGCGGCGGCGCGCAAGGCGGCGGCCGTGACCGGGGACGGCGAGTCCGTTCCCGGGGACGACGGGGACGCGGAACCCGGGCAGCGGAGTGACCCGACACCGGACACCGGACCGGAAAGCGCAAGCCCGTCGGACACGGGTGAGAAAGTGGACCGTTGA
- a CDS encoding PadR family transcriptional regulator yields the protein MSRRSGILEFAVLGLLRESPMHGYELRKRLNTSLGIFRAFSYGTLYPCLKTLVASGWLIEEPGSAPEDALAASLAGRRAKIVYRLTAAGKEHFEELLSHTGPDAWEDEHFAARFAFFGQTEREVRMRVLEGRRSRLEERLEKMSASLSRTRERLDDYTLELQRHGMESVEREVRWLNELIESERAGTDRRRSGPGDPAEQEETSVEVDGLPRHRDTASPGGTPPGRGGPPDPSADTAT from the coding sequence GTGAGCAGACGCTCGGGCATCCTTGAGTTCGCCGTCCTCGGTCTTCTCCGTGAGTCCCCCATGCACGGCTATGAGCTGCGGAAACGGCTCAACACCTCGCTGGGGATCTTCCGGGCGTTCAGTTACGGGACGCTCTATCCGTGTCTCAAGACGCTGGTCGCGAGCGGCTGGTTGATCGAGGAGCCGGGGAGCGCTCCGGAGGACGCTCTCGCCGCGTCCCTCGCGGGCCGCCGGGCGAAAATCGTCTACCGCCTCACGGCGGCGGGCAAGGAGCACTTCGAGGAGCTCCTGTCGCACACCGGTCCCGACGCCTGGGAGGACGAGCACTTCGCGGCTCGGTTCGCCTTCTTCGGCCAGACGGAGCGTGAGGTGCGGATGCGCGTGCTGGAAGGCCGCCGCAGCCGGCTGGAGGAGCGTCTGGAGAAGATGAGCGCCTCCCTGTCCCGTACGCGCGAGCGCCTCGACGACTACACGCTCGAGCTTCAGCGGCACGGCATGGAGTCCGTGGAGCGCGAGGTGCGCTGGCTGAACGAGCTCATCGAGAGCGAGCGGGCGGGGACGGACCGGCGACGGTCGGGCCCCGGGGACCCCGCTGAGCAGGAAGAGACATCCGTGGAGGTGGACGGCCTGCCCCGGCACCGGGACACCGCGTCTCCCGGGGGTACGCCCCCGGGTCGCGGCGGCCCGCCGGATCCGTCCGCCGACACGGCCACATGA
- a CDS encoding CCA tRNA nucleotidyltransferase: MPNANEDNPSALNQVQRRAVSELLRVSPVADDLARRFQDAGFTLALVGGSVRDALLGRLGNDLDFTTDARPEDVLRIVRPWADSVWEVGIAFGTVGSQKDGYQIEVTTYRSEAYDRTSRKPEVSYGRTIEEDLVRRDFTVNAMAVALPQKDFIDPHGGLEDLSAQVLRTPGTPEDSFSDDPLRMLRAARFAAQLDFEVAPEVIAAMKAMSERIEIVSAERIRDELNKLLLSTHPRKGLALLVDTGLAERILPELPALRLESDEHHRHKDVYEHSLTVLEQAIDLEEDGPDLVLRLAALLHDIGKPRTRRFEKDGRVSFHHHEVVGAKLTKKRMTALKYSNDLIRDVSRLVELHLRFHGYGTGEWTDSAVRRYVRDAGPLLGRLHKLTRSDCTTRNKRKANALSQAYDGLEDRIAQLQEQEELESIRPDLDGNQIMEILGVGPGPVIGAAYTFLLELRLENGPMERDAAVTALKEWWATQD; this comes from the coding sequence GTGCCGAACGCCAATGAAGACAATCCCAGCGCACTGAACCAGGTGCAGCGCCGCGCGGTCAGCGAACTGCTCCGGGTGTCCCCCGTCGCGGACGACCTCGCACGCCGATTCCAGGATGCCGGATTCACGCTCGCCCTGGTCGGCGGTTCCGTCCGGGACGCCCTCCTCGGCCGGCTCGGCAACGACCTGGACTTCACCACCGACGCCCGCCCCGAGGACGTCCTGAGAATCGTCAGGCCGTGGGCGGACTCGGTCTGGGAGGTCGGCATCGCCTTCGGCACGGTCGGCAGCCAGAAGGACGGCTACCAGATCGAGGTCACCACGTACCGCTCCGAGGCCTACGACCGGACGTCACGCAAACCTGAGGTGTCCTACGGCCGGACCATCGAGGAAGACCTCGTCCGCCGCGACTTCACGGTCAACGCGATGGCCGTCGCCCTGCCCCAGAAGGACTTCATCGACCCGCACGGCGGCCTGGAGGACCTCTCCGCCCAGGTGCTGCGCACCCCCGGCACCCCTGAGGATTCCTTCTCCGACGACCCGCTGCGCATGCTCCGGGCCGCGCGCTTCGCCGCCCAGCTCGACTTCGAGGTCGCCCCGGAGGTCATCGCCGCCATGAAGGCGATGTCGGAACGGATCGAGATCGTCTCCGCCGAGCGGATCCGCGACGAACTCAACAAGCTGCTCCTCTCCACCCACCCCCGCAAGGGCCTGGCGCTGCTCGTCGACACCGGGCTCGCCGAGCGGATCCTGCCCGAGCTGCCGGCCCTGCGGCTGGAGAGCGACGAGCACCACCGGCACAAAGATGTGTACGAGCACTCACTTACCGTGCTGGAGCAGGCCATCGACCTGGAGGAGGACGGCCCCGACCTCGTCCTGCGGCTGGCCGCCCTGCTCCACGACATCGGCAAGCCCCGGACCCGGCGCTTCGAGAAGGACGGCCGGGTCTCCTTCCACCACCACGAGGTCGTGGGCGCCAAGCTCACCAAGAAGCGCATGACCGCGCTGAAATACTCCAACGACCTGATCCGGGATGTGTCCCGGCTGGTGGAACTCCACCTGCGGTTCCACGGGTACGGCACCGGCGAGTGGACCGACTCGGCGGTCCGGCGCTACGTCCGCGACGCCGGCCCGCTCCTCGGCCGGCTCCACAAGCTGACCCGCTCGGACTGCACTACCCGCAACAAGCGCAAGGCGAACGCGCTCTCCCAGGCCTACGACGGCCTGGAGGACCGGATCGCCCAGCTCCAGGAACAGGAAGAGCTGGAGTCCATCCGGCCCGACCTCGACGGCAACCAGATCATGGAGATCCTCGGTGTCGGCCCCGGGCCGGTGATCGGCGCCGCGTACACGTTCCTGCTGGAGCTGCGGCTGGAGAACGGGCCGATGGAACGCGACGCGGCCGTCACCGCCCTCAAGGAATGGTGGGCCACCCAGGACTGA